GACAGCATTCCGGGCCTCCAGGCCAGAGTGCGCCTGAACTGGAGTTCGATTCTCCTTTTCCCGCCCGCTGAATTGCCTATACTCTTCGGCGTGTCTGATTTTGGCGCCCTGGGGCAAGGGCGAATTTTGCGGCCGGCAAGATGACCCCGGCTACTCTGAATGACTTTAGGAGACTGCGGTTATGTCGACAGTGGAAGTCCTTCCCTACAAGGTCAAGAACCTGGAACTGGCGGATCTGGGACGCAAGGAAATTGAACTGGCCGAGTACGAAATGCCCGGCCTGATGGCGTTGCGGAAAAAATATGGCGCCAGCAAGCCGCTGAAGGGCGCCCGTATCGCCGGCTGCCTGCACATGACGATTCAGACGGCAGTGCTGATTGAAACCCTGATCGAGCTGGGCGCGGAAGTCCGCTGGTCGAGTTGCAATATCTTCTCGACTCAGGATCACGCCGCCGCCGCGATTGCAAAGGCCGGCATTGCGGTCTTCGCCTGGAAGGGTGAAACCGAAGAGGAATTCAACTGGTGCATCGAGCAATCGCTGTTCTGGCCGGACGGCCAGCCGCTGAACATGATTCTCGACGACGGCGGCGACCTGACGATCATGGTCCACGAGAAGTTCCCGGAACTGCTCTCAGGCATCAAGGGTCTGTCTGAAGAAACGACCACCGGCGTGCATCGTCTGGTGCAGATGCATGCGGCCGGCAAGCTGGGCCTGCCTGCCATCAACGTCAACGACTCGGTGACAAAGAGCAAGTTCGACAACCTGTACGGCTGTCGCGAGTCGCTGGCCGACGGCATCAAGCGAGCCACCGACGTGATGGTCGCCGGCAAGGTTGTGGTCATCTGCGGCTACGGTGACGTGGGCAAGGGCTGTGCCGACGCAATGGACGGCCTGGGTGCCCGAGTGATCATCACGGAAATCGATCCGATCTGTGCATTGCAGGCGGCGATGGAAGGCTATCAGGTCACGACGATGGAAGAAGCCGCTCCGTTCGGCGACATCTTCGTCACGACCACCGGCTGCATCGACGTGATCTCGGGCAAGCACCTGGACGCGATGAAGCACAACGCGATTGTGTGCAACATCGGCCACTTCGATTCCGAGATCAACATTGCGTATCTCAACGGTCGCAAGGACATCAAGAAGATCCGGATCAAGAAGGATTCGGATGTCGGCGGCCCAGTCGACAAGTTCGTGTATCCCGA
This sequence is a window from Planctomicrobium piriforme. Protein-coding genes within it:
- the ahcY gene encoding adenosylhomocysteinase, yielding MSTVEVLPYKVKNLELADLGRKEIELAEYEMPGLMALRKKYGASKPLKGARIAGCLHMTIQTAVLIETLIELGAEVRWSSCNIFSTQDHAAAAIAKAGIAVFAWKGETEEEFNWCIEQSLFWPDGQPLNMILDDGGDLTIMVHEKFPELLSGIKGLSEETTTGVHRLVQMHAAGKLGLPAINVNDSVTKSKFDNLYGCRESLADGIKRATDVMVAGKVVVICGYGDVGKGCADAMDGLGARVIITEIDPICALQAAMEGYQVTTMEEAAPFGDIFVTTTGCIDVISGKHLDAMKHNAIVCNIGHFDSEINIAYLNGRKDIKKIRIKKDSDVGGPVDKFVYPDGKAILVLAEGRLVNLGCATGHPSFVMSNSFTNQVLAQLELWLKADEYEVGVHVLPKHLDEEVARLHLAQLGVKLTKLTQAQADYLGISTAGPYKPEHYRY